From a region of the Salarias fasciatus chromosome 6, fSalaFa1.1, whole genome shotgun sequence genome:
- the klhl5 gene encoding kelch-like protein 5 isoform X2, whose amino-acid sequence MLEIQQKNCRTSNSSATLSSCVSMEPCACPEDCMFTALSHADVTFRKMEGYLRARQLCDVILVAGERRIPAHRLVLSSVSDYFAAMFTSDVREAKQDEVKMEGVDPDALWVLVQYAYTGRLELREDTIESLLSASCLLQLSAVVQACCSFLMKQLHPSNCLGIRSYADAQGCHDLQRAAHAYTMEHFLEVVSGQEFLLLPVEEMERLLTSDDINVPDEETVVTSLLTWVCHDAPARQRHLPLLLSHVRLPLLQPQFLADLESNPLLRDSVECQRLLMEGMKYHLLPQRRPLLQSPRTRPRKATVGAMFAVGGMDATKGATSIEQYCLRRDSWQQVATMSGRRLQFGVAVLEGRLYVVGGRDGLKTLNTVECYNPHSKTWSVMPPMSTHRHGLGVAVLEGPMYAVGGHDGWSYLSTVERWDPAARQWSFVASMATPRSTVGVAVLNGKLYAVGGRDGSSCLRSVECFDPHTNRWSACAPMAKRRGGVGVATWHGFLYAIGGHDAPASSLASRLSDCVERYDPQTDVWTAVAPMSISRDAVGVCLLGDRLYAVGGYDGQVYLNTVETYDPQTNEWTQVAPLCLGRAGACVVAVRL is encoded by the exons GACGTCGAACAGCAGCGCCACATTGTCCTCCTGTGTGTCCATGGAGCCATGTGCGTGTCCGGAAGACTGCATGTTCACGGCTCTGTCCCACGCTGACGTTACCTTCAGGAAGATGGAGGGCTACCTGAGGGCTCGACAGCTGTGCGACGTCATCCTGGTGGCTGGAGAAAGACGAATACCTGCACACAG GCTGGTCCTCTCGTCTGTGTCAGACTACTTTGCAGCCATGTTCACCAGCGACGTGCGAGAGGCCAAGCAGGATGAGGTGAAGATGGAAGGGGTAGACCCTGATGCATTGTGGGTCCTGGTGCAATATGCTTACACAG GCCGTCTGGAATTGAGGGAGGACACCATCGAGTCCCTGCTGTCGgcttcctgcctgctgcagttgTCAGCTGTGGTCCAGGCCTGCTGCTCCTTCCTCATGAAGCAGCTCCACCCTTCCAATTGTCTTGGCATTCGCTCCTATGCCGACGCTCAGGGCTGCCACGACCTGCAGCGAGCCGCTCACGCCTACACCATG GAACACTTTCTGGAGGTAGTCAGCGGCCAGGAGTtcttgctgctcccggtggaggagatggagaggcTGCTTACATCCGACGACATCAACGTCCCGGACGAAGAGACCGTCGTCACCTCATTGCTGACCTGGGTTTGCCACGATGCCCCCGctcgacagcgccacctgccgCTGTTGCTGTCTCATGTCAGACTGcccctgctgcagccacag TTCTTGGCAGACTTGGAGTCCAACCCTCTCCTCCGCGACAGTGTAGAATGTCAGCGGCTCCTGATGGAGGGCATGAAGTATCACCTCTTGCCCCAGCGCCGGCCGCTGCTCCAGAGCCCCCGCACACGGCCCCGGAAGGCCACCGTGGGGGCCATGTTTGCAGTGGGGGGCATGGATGCCACGAAAG gtGCCACGAGCATCGAGCAGTACTGCCTCCGCCGGGACTCCTGGCAACAGGTTGCCACGATGAGCGGCCGGAGGTTGCAGTTCGGTGTCGCCGTCCTCGAAGGGCGTCTCTACGTGGTTGGAGGCCGAGATGGACTGAAGACCCTCAACACTGTGGAGTGCTACAACCCGCACAGCAAAACCTGGAGCGTCATGCCGCCCATGTCCACACACAGGCACGGCTTAG GTGTGGCAGTCCTGGAGGGACCCATGTATGCAGTGGGAGGACATGATGGCTGGAGTTACCTCAGTACTGTGGAAAG GTGGGACCCTGCAGCCCGCCAGTGGAGCTTTGTTGCCAGCATGGCTACACCAAGAAGCACCGTGGGAGTTGCAGTTCTCAATGGCAA GCTGTATGCAGTGGGAGGTCGAGACGGTTCATCCTGCCTGCGCTCAGTGGAGTGTTTCGACCCGCACACCAACAG GTGGAGTGCTTGCGCTCCAATGGCCAAAAGACGCGGCGGTGTGGGCGTGGCCACCTGGCACGGCTTCCTGTACGCTATCGGAGGTCACGATgctcctgcctcctctctggCGTCTCGATTAAGTGACTGTGTCGAAAG GTATGACCCTCAGACAGATGTGTGGACAGCTGTGGCCCCAATGAGCATCAGCAGAGATGCCGTTGGGGTTTGTCTGCTTGGCGACCGTCTCTATGCCGTGGGCGGGTACGACGGCCAGGTGTATCTGAACACTGTGGAAACGTACGACCCTCAGACGAATGAGTGGACGCAG GTGGCGCCGCTGTGTCTGGGCAGGGCGGGAGCGTGCGTGGTGGCCGTCAGACTGTGA
- the klhl5 gene encoding kelch-like protein 5 isoform X1: MSSSGSGSSSRKEFDVKQILRIRWRWFGHPAVPPPHSPPLGEYFAAGRRAGASPGDGPSVSGGSNSNPAGVGSHGCLVASGSAGSNLCNGSGRKFGDPAGSRCGPGGAAAGATGGSCPRSFSQPECRSSAAAVSWVSPPLHRRPRPLSSMEPPAEAPVPQLAPEASAHVGAEEEEAAAAAAAAAGTEDNNIHPETDSSSCRTSNSSATLSSCVSMEPCACPEDCMFTALSHADVTFRKMEGYLRARQLCDVILVAGERRIPAHRLVLSSVSDYFAAMFTSDVREAKQDEVKMEGVDPDALWVLVQYAYTGRLELREDTIESLLSASCLLQLSAVVQACCSFLMKQLHPSNCLGIRSYADAQGCHDLQRAAHAYTMEHFLEVVSGQEFLLLPVEEMERLLTSDDINVPDEETVVTSLLTWVCHDAPARQRHLPLLLSHVRLPLLQPQFLADLESNPLLRDSVECQRLLMEGMKYHLLPQRRPLLQSPRTRPRKATVGAMFAVGGMDATKGATSIEQYCLRRDSWQQVATMSGRRLQFGVAVLEGRLYVVGGRDGLKTLNTVECYNPHSKTWSVMPPMSTHRHGLGVAVLEGPMYAVGGHDGWSYLSTVERWDPAARQWSFVASMATPRSTVGVAVLNGKLYAVGGRDGSSCLRSVECFDPHTNRWSACAPMAKRRGGVGVATWHGFLYAIGGHDAPASSLASRLSDCVERYDPQTDVWTAVAPMSISRDAVGVCLLGDRLYAVGGYDGQVYLNTVETYDPQTNEWTQVAPLCLGRAGACVVAVRL; the protein is encoded by the exons ATGTCGAGTAGCGGCTCGGGCTCTTCCTCGCGGAAGGAGTTCGATGTAAAGCAGATCCTCAGGATCCGATGGAGGTGGTTCGGCCACCCCGCCGTCCCTCCGCCGCACTCCCCGCCGCTCGGAGAGTACTTCGCCGCCGGGAGGAGAGCGGGCGCCAGCCCCGGAGACGGACCCTCAGTTAGCGGCGGTAGCAACTCGAACCCAGCCGGCGTGGGGAGTCACGGCTGTCTGGTGGCCAGCGGCAGCGCCGGCTCGAACCTGTGTAACGGGAGCGGCAGAAAGTTTGGCGATCCGGCGGGGAGTCGGTGTGGTCCGGGCGGAGCGGCAGCTGGAGCGACGGGGGGCTCCTGTCCCCGCTCCTTCAGCCAGCCTGAGTGCAGAAGCTCCGCCGCGGCGGTGTCGTGGGTGTCCCCGCCGCTCCATCGTCGCCCTCGACCCCTGTCAAGCATGGAGCCCCCCGCTGAGGCCCCGGTCCCCCAGCTGGCACCCGAGGCTTCCGCTCACGTCGgggctgaagaagaggaggcggcggcggcggcggcggcggcagcgggcaCCGAGGACAACAACATCCACCCGGAGACTgactccagctcctgcag GACGTCGAACAGCAGCGCCACATTGTCCTCCTGTGTGTCCATGGAGCCATGTGCGTGTCCGGAAGACTGCATGTTCACGGCTCTGTCCCACGCTGACGTTACCTTCAGGAAGATGGAGGGCTACCTGAGGGCTCGACAGCTGTGCGACGTCATCCTGGTGGCTGGAGAAAGACGAATACCTGCACACAG GCTGGTCCTCTCGTCTGTGTCAGACTACTTTGCAGCCATGTTCACCAGCGACGTGCGAGAGGCCAAGCAGGATGAGGTGAAGATGGAAGGGGTAGACCCTGATGCATTGTGGGTCCTGGTGCAATATGCTTACACAG GCCGTCTGGAATTGAGGGAGGACACCATCGAGTCCCTGCTGTCGgcttcctgcctgctgcagttgTCAGCTGTGGTCCAGGCCTGCTGCTCCTTCCTCATGAAGCAGCTCCACCCTTCCAATTGTCTTGGCATTCGCTCCTATGCCGACGCTCAGGGCTGCCACGACCTGCAGCGAGCCGCTCACGCCTACACCATG GAACACTTTCTGGAGGTAGTCAGCGGCCAGGAGTtcttgctgctcccggtggaggagatggagaggcTGCTTACATCCGACGACATCAACGTCCCGGACGAAGAGACCGTCGTCACCTCATTGCTGACCTGGGTTTGCCACGATGCCCCCGctcgacagcgccacctgccgCTGTTGCTGTCTCATGTCAGACTGcccctgctgcagccacag TTCTTGGCAGACTTGGAGTCCAACCCTCTCCTCCGCGACAGTGTAGAATGTCAGCGGCTCCTGATGGAGGGCATGAAGTATCACCTCTTGCCCCAGCGCCGGCCGCTGCTCCAGAGCCCCCGCACACGGCCCCGGAAGGCCACCGTGGGGGCCATGTTTGCAGTGGGGGGCATGGATGCCACGAAAG gtGCCACGAGCATCGAGCAGTACTGCCTCCGCCGGGACTCCTGGCAACAGGTTGCCACGATGAGCGGCCGGAGGTTGCAGTTCGGTGTCGCCGTCCTCGAAGGGCGTCTCTACGTGGTTGGAGGCCGAGATGGACTGAAGACCCTCAACACTGTGGAGTGCTACAACCCGCACAGCAAAACCTGGAGCGTCATGCCGCCCATGTCCACACACAGGCACGGCTTAG GTGTGGCAGTCCTGGAGGGACCCATGTATGCAGTGGGAGGACATGATGGCTGGAGTTACCTCAGTACTGTGGAAAG GTGGGACCCTGCAGCCCGCCAGTGGAGCTTTGTTGCCAGCATGGCTACACCAAGAAGCACCGTGGGAGTTGCAGTTCTCAATGGCAA GCTGTATGCAGTGGGAGGTCGAGACGGTTCATCCTGCCTGCGCTCAGTGGAGTGTTTCGACCCGCACACCAACAG GTGGAGTGCTTGCGCTCCAATGGCCAAAAGACGCGGCGGTGTGGGCGTGGCCACCTGGCACGGCTTCCTGTACGCTATCGGAGGTCACGATgctcctgcctcctctctggCGTCTCGATTAAGTGACTGTGTCGAAAG GTATGACCCTCAGACAGATGTGTGGACAGCTGTGGCCCCAATGAGCATCAGCAGAGATGCCGTTGGGGTTTGTCTGCTTGGCGACCGTCTCTATGCCGTGGGCGGGTACGACGGCCAGGTGTATCTGAACACTGTGGAAACGTACGACCCTCAGACGAATGAGTGGACGCAG GTGGCGCCGCTGTGTCTGGGCAGGGCGGGAGCGTGCGTGGTGGCCGTCAGACTGTGA